GATACATTTATGCTGACTGTAACTGATGTCCACCACCTCCACTCTcaatcccatttaaatgcttctCTCCCACTGTTACACAATTTTTAGCTAGAGTCTTCATTCACCCACAGTTGTGACTGCTATCTTGTATATAGTATGGGTAAGTCTCCTTGCTTTTCCATTATTCACTTCTATAGACAAAGAGTGTTTTCATGGACAAAGCATTTGTTGAAGGTTGGTCCTGTCGATGTTATATAGCTTAATTTGTAACACAACTACACTGTAAGAATGAGAACTTGAATTCCAGCCTCCAGAATAATCCAGGCCTGGCAAGTCATGCCCATCACTCCAGTGCTGTGGATGCAAAGATCAAACAATCCTGGGAGATTTTCTGGTCTTAGATTGAGTATGCAAGGTCAATGTTCAATGAGCTTTCTCACAAAGTATGATAGtgatgtctttaaagaaaaacttgACATCAACCTGTAGTTTCTAATAACACCTACCACCCACCCCAACACCTGACACACATACTGCCCTGGTCCTGAGGTAGTTTTTCTAAATTGGAATTCACACTTTCAGAACctgatgtattcactcatatttatGTGTTACAACTCCATCCTTAGAAACTTATAAAAACAGCCATTCTTATGCTGTTGTGGGGACTCAAAGTGACAATAAAGTTAACCTGAAATGAACGGATGCATTCAGTCCATATATGAGCTTGTCCTGTTCCTCTAGTTGCAGTGGGATGCCCATCTTTACCCATATTTCAAGTGCTTCACTGTATCacctttttttcattcattcagtcaacaGAGAGGAATGAGGGGATTAGTATccaatttttacttaaaaatagtttcatttttCCCCACTCAGCAAGCTGCAGTATAGTTCCTTCATCATATCACCTTATCATGTTTAGATTCTGAGTTTTGTCAGTTTTCCATTCTGAGGAAACAGTCAGTTTTTCAATATTATCTTCTTTATAATGATTTTTGGAGGTTGACTTTGCTTATGTGCTGTATTCCATTTGTGATTTCTTTGTGTGGGGGGGATGGCAGTGGGTATATGGAGGCTGTTCTGGGTCTCCAGGGGTTGGCATGTGGAGATAGGGGAATGGGGTGTTCCTCCCTGTTCAGGGGCCTACAGAGTTGAGCTGTCTATGCGGGGACCCAGACACTTACCTCTCCAGGGGCAGTCTGGGCCAAGGTTCTGGTGGGTACTGATGTGGTGGGgcaagtttttgtttcttcatttctatcTTGACCCATTTTCATTCAGTAGTACATTgtccagtttctatgagtttggaagctttctgttgtttctgttgttgttcacGTCTAGCTTTAAAGCTTGGTTGTCAGATAGGATCCAGGGCGGTAACTGCATtatcctccttttcctttttaccttGATGAGTATGTAACATTCTTgcttatgttttctgttttgttttggcttcaATTCTGTTTTGCcagattttaaaatgtctataTCAGCTTGCTATTGAGTCTATTTGATTGTAATATCCTTTTCCATTTTTTACACTGAACTGATATCTATTTTTTAGACTAtgatgtgtttcttggatgcagcagcaGGATGGTTTCTAATTTGAATCCATCTGTTAGTCTGTGACTTTTTATTGGGAAAACGAGACCATTGATGTTGAGAGCTATTAATGAGCAATGTTTATGATTTTTGCTATTTTGTTTCTAAGGTGTGCACCCCTGCTCACCCATATGTGATTTTCTGGACtagaattatttattctttgtgttttctcagGTATGATTAACTTTTTCactttggagtttttcttttgtcATCTTCTCTATAGCTGAATTTGTAATTATATATTgcataaatttggttttatcctggaatgttttcttttccttatattaTTATTGAAAGTTTTGGTCAGTATAGTGGTTTTTactgacatctgtggtctcttaagaGTTTGTAGGACATCTATCCAGGCTCTCCTGGCTTTTAGTGTCTCCATTAAGAAGCCATGCATTTTTCTAATATATCTGACCTAATacattgtttgttttctccttagtAGCTTTTTAATATTCTCACTTTGTTCTGCTCATTTAGTGTTTTAACTATCATGTGCTGCagggaatttcttttcttgtccaatctatttgttgatttttatgaTGCTTGTACTGGGTAgactatatttctaaatatttggaACTGACATGAATTAATAAGAATGCACTATGGGAAGTCATGAGAGGGATTTAGGGAAAGCAAAGCTAAGACTGCCTGGAGGTTCAGTGGAGATAGAAAAAAGCCCTTCAAGCAGACTGCTTAAAGGCTGGGATTGAGACTATGGCATTGGAGGACAGGAAAAAGAATGAAGACTGCCTACTCAATTGCCAAACTGGCACGGTTAGAGCACCTTAGGGAATCTGTGACCAAAGTCTTGGTTTTAAGAAGAGATGAGGCTAATGAAGGACAAGTCCAAAACTGTTCTTACTATTCTCAAACATTATAGACTTCTATTTTTTCACAGCTATATTcaaccattcatccatccatccatacatacatacatatacgcaTACATGACTTCTCATAGTGCATAGTCACTACCCTCAGAAAACGGAAGGCATGAAATAAAATGGTCACAGATATTCCTTTATTGAGACTCTTTGGAAAGGTATAGGAATGATAGGAGGATCACAGAAGCATGTTTTAGCAGCAGAGAGTTATAGTACCTGGACTGATGGATGGAGAGAAGTTAAAAGAATGCAGAATTGGTTGTAGTAGCTATGATTGTACATAAGGGTCACAGGAAAGGTGGTATTGCCTTACTTAGGCACTATTCTAGGAATTTATCTTGGTGTGATGAATCAGCCTGTATGAACTTGTACCAGGTGTTTAATCCTCCTTATCCAGGATCATTTCTGTGGAATGATCTTACTCGTAGTATAACTGCCTTGAGAATCGACTGAAATATGGAAAAAGGGAGTATGTAGGCATTTGTGTTTTAAAGCTTGTGGGTTTGGTTCTATACATAGTAATAGTGACtttaacagaagaaaagattGTTAGAACTAAACACACGTGGGAAGGTCTCTCATCTTCCTGGTCCCACTTGACTCAGAAATGTCTAATTTGAAGGAAAAGGAATCTGTGCTCCAGATATTGACACCAGGATCCAGGGAGTATTTGTAATAACGTATATCCACCTCCTATTTATCAGCACCCAACAATGTACTGTCATCTAGTATCTAGAGAGGCTGAGGATAAGATAATTTTTCTGAGTATAAACTCTGAGAATCAGTATGTTGCAGAGGAAGACAGATATTGATGGAAAACGTATCTACAAGCTTCTGGTTGACAGTCATTTTCTACATGTATGTGAAGGTTTTCTCTGGAATACCACACAAGTAACATTTCTCATAGCTGTGTAATGGGTAAACTTAGAGGAATGATCCTTGTGTTTTAGGTAGTTGTTGAGCCAACTCTGGACCTTGTGAATTCATCAGCATTGTTGCACCTAAGCATCAGGCTCTCTAATGCACATGTGCTGAAGGCTTGGTTACAATCACAAATACTAGACAAACCTAGACTCATTGGGCATTGATTTAGTGAAAGGGACATGAAAAAGCCATTCTCATCAATAGACATGCAAACTGTGTTCAATGcagggaaagaaaagacaaagttggcctaagagaggaaaagagaactgTGGTTTTCCTTCCACTCATCAACCAGTCATGATGAAGGACTGCAGAGCTTGTGACTGATGCATCAGTTTGACTCTCAACACTAATAGAGAAGGCAACTTCTTTCCACTCAGATTCTTCCAGCCCAGGTGAGTCTTCAGCTGTGTGGATGATTGATAGTTTTCTGCTCTGGAGCGAGAAAAAGATCGTGCTGTCTTTAttatttgatcttatttatttttacttttcttgatTGCTTTCTCCTCCTTGATTTCAGGATATTGCTGAAAATAAAGTTTGGGAGTTCATTTTGCATTTGATTTGGTCATTTTTGCTCAGATTCCTCCCTCCAGGTTTAGTTGGCCAGAAATTCTGGAATTGATGGAGAGTACTAATGAAGGACTAAAACTCTGACAGAGAACCATGGAGAAAGTTCATGTTCTTATAACATGTCTTCAGTCCGTTTGTACTCTTTATCCTTAACAgtagaatgaaaaaaatgaatattaatcTCCTTAACTGGGCTCTGAAAATCATTTAGTTCTCTTATACTATACATGGCTAAATAAATGGCTTATTTATACCTAAGCATTGTAGTATTAATCTGCTCATGAACTTATGACTGAGATATTTTAAGTCCTTAGTGTGAAACTAAGTGTTTCTTAGTTAATTTGATATAGTATCAAACACTCTTCAAATATTTTTGCTTACATACCCAGACAAAGGCTACTCTCAAATTTATTCAGAGGGGTCTTTCTTTTCAATGAATGCAGGGTTTATCAGAGACATACGGCTCTACAAAGTGCTAGCAAAAAAGGATAGTTTGGCCCTACACAAGGCATTTATACCATCATCCCTGACATAAGGGAATGGTTCCAAAGAGGGGACTGAAGAGCTGATGTTGGGGAGAGTGCTTTAAAGTGCCATCTTGTAAGCGTGACACAATAATGGCAATCATGAAATCACAGCTGTTTTGTCTACTGGCTCTGTGCCTACACACACTGAGTACTCTGAACAGTCAGCTTTCACGAAAGAAGGGGCTCATAAGTTGATGCTACTTACTGATGATTTATTGGCAGATAGCAGATTCTGAAAGTACTGAAAACATTGTATTAAGTTTTGTAGCTCCTTTGACCCCACCAGGCTATGACATAATAAGAGACAATTATTTAATCAGATTCAAGTGCAGGAAGTCAcagatctttcttcctttattgatTGTCCTTCCTCAGCAGTATTCTTTCTACAGTTTCTGCACTGCAGACATGTTTCCTATTGATGGTTGACTCTCAGAACATTTCTGTTTGCCACAGACCAGCTTGCCACCTCCTCTAAATGGAATGGAGCAAAGGTAAGATGCCTTCTGAGACCTTTTTCCTaaagatgttatttattttttcttagtctCTTATCACATGGCTAGCTATATTTGTTATAGAATTCAGAACTATCAACTCAGAGATGGCACCACTCATAATGGATTGAGATTTTCCCCTAaccactaattaataaaatgccctaCACATCTGTGTACAGTCTGgttttatgaaggcattttcccAGTAGGGGTTCCCTTCTATCTGATGGTGCTAACTTGTAGCAAGTTGACTTGACACTAGCTAGTACATTTCCTGTAACAGTTCTATCTCactttctgaggaatcaccacaccgATTTCTGTAGTGGCCGTttcagtttgcattctcaccaacgGTAactgagtgttcccctttccccatatCATCATCAGCATTTCTTGTTCTTGGattcttgatgatagccattctgcttgggataagatggaatctcaaagcagctttaatttgtgtttttccaATGGCCACTAATAAACACTTTTCAGAATGTTAACAGACTTTCATATTTCTTCTTTGGGAATTTTTTGTTAAAATCTATAGTCCATTCCTTGATTTTGTAGCTCCTTATgttggtgttttctttattgagtcTTCATGTGTTCTAGACAACAGTCTTCTGTCGTGTGTAGAGCTGGATATTGTGTTGTTTTTACTTCAGTCTCatgtttatttctgtcttctttaagtTCATTAAAGGGTTTATGCTAATCCTCTTTGAATTTCTTGACCTACACTgcattcttttaattatttttgtatttcatgTCTTAAGCTAAATTGTACACTCTTTAGGTATATACTATAGGATTCATGTACTTTATGAGatacatattgtttttatttttctgattgttTGCAATTTTACAATGGGACCTGGGCATCTGGAGTTTGTTTCTTACTTACATATTTTGGTATAAGATTTTGGTCATCATTTTAGAGTACCTATGTTGTTCGTGGATTACATATCTTTGGGGAAATACCAAAGGAGCAATATTTTAGAGGGAGTTTCTAATCAGGGGCCTGTGAGTAGCTTCAGAGGAGACCAAGCTGGGGTATCTATCTGGATAGCTAGGGTAGTCCTAAGAGGCTGTAAACTGAGAGAGTGGTTTCTATCAGGGTGAGTGTGACACTTGATTGGCAGTTACATATTCTTCCAGGGTGTAGAACATTATCTTTCTGTGTTCTTCCAGCTCTAAAATGTTTACACAGAACATTATTTTGGGGATAGGTTTCACTTTGTGGGTAAACTGACACATGCACCTGCATCCTTTAGCATCAGTATCTGCTATGTGTCATCTACTCCTGACACTTGCCACTGCATTTTGTTATATAGGCTCACACTTTTCATGTACATTTGGGAGGCCACCATTGTTGGATTATCCATGTATATTTGTAGAGTAAGGAAAATCTTTAATGCTATCATCATGGAATTACTCTGCTGTGTTTTAATCTGCATCTCAGACCCATCCTTTGAAGATAGGATAATGAGGCTTGGTCTCTAAATGGAGCTACAGAGGTCTCCAAGGTTGAGATCTTTTTCTAtatccccttcctttcttccttccttcctccttccctccctcccttcctcccttccttccttcctcttctcttccttccctcccctgcaCCTCTTATCtattcctccctccatccttccctctctccttcccttttttcttcctttcttttgttatttctgtttctttctttacattcAGCCCAGGCTTTTCTGGACTCCACTGTGTAATTTAGATTGTGCTTGAACTCTTTGAACTTTTCCAGGCCCATTCTCTACTAAATGGTATTTCCCAAGTAAGCTACCATGCCTGGTAGATGGTTTCTGTTGTATTCTGTATTCCCTGTGACACAGTACCTCTATATAGGcagttgtcatttttttatttttttcttatttctgtatatttcctttttttttctttaagagggTTAGAAATTCAGTTAAACTCAAATCAATTCCTAAATTCTAGGCTGAAACTCTTTTAGGTCAccaatgtcatcatttttttggACATTCACGGTTTGGGGATCACAAATCCCATCATTAGTCATCTTGCAGCATAGTCATTCTTTCAAAGACACTAGAATTTTCCACTGACAGAAAGCTCAGcaataaaattttcttccttttctatgtGTTTTGTGGCACCAACTTGCTctaaaatatatgcaaaaaatTTACTCTCAATCTGTAGCTACTCTTGGGtctattattaatttattcatttattcagtatAAAGTCTTAATTTCTCACTGTGTCTCAATAGAGAAATGTATAGTTGCGatttaacaacaacagaaatgtgtTTAATGTCTTCAAAGACTTCCATGATTTCTAGTTTCAAATCTGAAATGGAGACATATTTGCCTTAGCCTGTATGCCTTCTTCTTTTCATACTGATCTTAGTAAGATTTGCCATTTCCTTCAAGAATCTCATTCATGATTTCCATCTTTTCCCATTTGACAGCTTCCCCCTGCCAGGACTGAAATCAGCTGATGGTCATGCTTCCTGTATCAGACAGAGAAGGAGCATTCTTAGcacagaaaggaattttttctttctcaaatggtATGAGACACTGAGTGTCTCTACGGGACCATCAGCTACTCTTATTTCAGTACAGGGCAAGGGTTAGATAGTCCAAAAATATAAACAGGATTTAAATTAAGGTTACAGAAATATTGGATTTGATAAATTACTTAATCTTTACAATCCTGCTTCTCATGAATCGACTCAGCTATTACCACAGAGCAGGGTAGTCTGGTGAATCAGAGTACATAGCATATGctcatatctttttattttttgtttcaggAGCATTAGTGGAGATTTCCTAAACAAGGATTCCAACATCTCAACCTGGGATACTACCATCACAGCACCAAATGGAAGCATCTACACTGATTCTTCATATTGTAACATCATTTTCCAAGCCATAATTTTTCTTTCCCTCATCTTTGTTCTGGTTGGATTGGCAGGAAATGCCATAGTGATGTGGCTTCTGGGCTTCCGCATGCACAGGAATGCCTTCTCTGTCTACATCCTCAACCTGGCTGTGGCTGACTTTCTCTTCCTGAGCTTTGAATTTGTATatttccttcatcttttcctttacattttctacTCCATTCCCATCTATATCCATATGCCTTGGTTTTATCCTCTTGTGCCAACAATTGCTTATCTTTCTGGCCTGAGCATTCTCAGTGCCATTAGTGTTGAGcgctgtctgtctgttttgtggCCCATCTGGTATCGTTGCCGACGCCCAAGGCACACATCAGCTGTCACATGTGCCTTGCTTTGGGCTCTGTCCCTGCTCTTGAGTCTCCTGCATGGGGAGGAACGTGGTTTTCTGTTTAATTGTATTGACACTTTTTGGTGTCAAACATTTGATTACATCACATCTTCCTGGCCAATTGTTTTATTTGTAGTTCTCTGTGCATCCAGCCTCACCCTGCTGGTGCAGGTCTTTTGTGGCACACAAAGGATCCCTGTGACCAGGCTGTATGCAATCATTGTACTCACAGTGCTGTTCTTCCTGATCTTTGCTCTCCCCCTGGGcattgtctttttcttctgcCAACTTTTTGGGtatctttgttttgttaaaaGTTGTGATACTCATTTGTTATTATTCCTATGCTGTGTTAACAGCTGTGCCAATCCCTTCATTTACTTCATTGTTGGCTCCATCAGGCACCGCAGGTTACAGAGGAAGACTCTTAAGCTGTTTCTTCAGAGAGCCCTGCAGGACACTCCTGAAGAGGAGACTTGTGGAGAGAGGGGCTCTTCAGAAGAGCATGGAGAACTGTGTAGAGCAGCAGCTCAGAGATGCTCTGACTAGAGAGAAGTAGTTTTGAGAGACAATTTTGTTCTTCATGCGTGGGCTATTTTCATAACCTTGTTCAGTTTGTCACCTGACCccaattagtttttttttttttttggtttttcgagacagggtttctctgtggttttggagcctgtcctggaactagctcttgtagaccaggctggtctcgaactcacagagatccgcctgcctctgcctcccaagttctgggattaaaggcgtgcgccaccaccgcccggcccccaattagtttttaaaaagaacaatcaTGTTTGTGGGAGTCGAGTGGTACTAAACTTTTTACACAAACACTGACTGCAGCATTTCTGGAGCTGTTTTACACAAGGCCTCATCAGATCCATTTGATGGGGTTACTTGTAAGTGCTCTTGGATCAAGGACTGTTCCTACTGTTGGGAAATCCCTTTTTCATGAGAACGCATAAAAAAAGTGTAGAAAGGTGTTGCTTTTCTTTAGTCACCGAAATTATACTGGTTAAATAATTGTTATAATTTGCTAAACTTCCTTTCTTATAAACAATCTTTTTCAGTGCTtgaaatattaaatagatatgcCTACAATGCCAGTTCTTATTAATTTCTACAAGTTTTGAAGAATTTATGAAGCTATAGCTATTTTATGTAGCTATAATCTTTCATACACAATTTGCTTAGTTAACAAGTAGGCATTTTCAAGACAAGTCTGTCTTAAACTTCTTTACACCCAGTGGTTTCCtgaccttcattttttttcattcaaatttgCCATTTAATTTCTATTTACATTCATTCAATCTAAAATCAACTATCTTAATACAGTAAACTAAATACAAGATGAAACGCAGAAAAGGTGTTGCCCTTATAGCACTCGTAATAAGGCAGCTGAAGAACTATTTAATAGATGCAAAGTCAACTTGGGGTAGAAACGAACACTGTTTAAAGAACAAACACTGTCAGAACCCCATCTTCCAGATGCTTCTCCAGAGAATCCGGGGAAATATTACTTGTGCTGTAGTGTTAAGGGTCACATGTATTAATCAGCAACAGACCACAGGTCCTATGTGATGAATATTATGATGACTGCTTTGTCCAGCTAGCTAGTATCTGTTCCTACAACAAAGGCAGATGTTTTGGGTATTGACTCTTTTAGATACTAACCATTTTCAAAGCCCCAAAATCCATCCTTCATAAATTCAACAATTCTCATGGGAATTATCTTCGATCTAGTCCTTGTAGGCTAGGAAATACAACTAACTGAATAGTTTTTTAAAGGTCCTATATTAATTATGATAtctgtgatggactaaatccacttaaaaacttgagagggcttaaaaaggaaagagagtttaacacagctttttgctgtttgctagggtgTGCCgggtagagagatttcctgattcagcaaaaGCGGCAGAAAAAAAGCCACGCCATTTTAAAACGAGGCTTCCTGAACTGTGCCACCAGTGGGAACTCCAGCtataaagcatttctttttttttattaattaatttatttaattattaaagatttctgcctcttccccgc
This DNA window, taken from Chionomys nivalis chromosome 23, mChiNiv1.1, whole genome shotgun sequence, encodes the following:
- the LOC130865584 gene encoding mas-related G-protein coupled receptor member B2-like, which codes for MEQRSISGDFLNKDSNISTWDTTITAPNGSIYTDSSYCNIIFQAIIFLSLIFVLVGLAGNAIVMWLLGFRMHRNAFSVYILNLAVADFLFLSFEFVYFLHLFLYIFYSIPIYIHMPWFYPLVPTIAYLSGLSILSAISVERCLSVLWPIWYRCRRPRHTSAVTCALLWALSLLLSLLHGEERGFLFNCIDTFWCQTFDYITSSWPIVLFVVLCASSLTLLVQVFCGTQRIPVTRLYAIIVLTVLFFLIFALPLGIVFFFCQLFGYLCFVKSCDTHLLLFLCCVNSCANPFIYFIVGSIRHRRLQRKTLKLFLQRALQDTPEEETCGERGSSEEHGELGFWEGVKDKVKGEQKHCHTTSFSHVLRASEAQLLCDCWGQLTGAPGFFCCSTGLWECVRQRSAWALASVFVNCAAVSRRRATISTMSIMIANILLLLKVLSHERGSQKTMRLLRLYCPVQNNRKQESHGFGRGYFHGNKSWKETARKPQKLA